The following are encoded in a window of Arctopsyche grandis isolate Sample6627 chromosome 2, ASM5162203v2, whole genome shotgun sequence genomic DNA:
- the LOC143922827 gene encoding intraflagellar transport protein 122 homolog gives MRTVPKWINKIHEAEKTEYSCVQSLCYSPDGTQMIVAASERVMVYDPQDGSLIRLLRGHKDTVYCVAYAKDGRKFASGGADKICESNDIICYLFRHNEPLQCLAYNPITHQLTSCAVSDIAFWSNEVKAVQKHRVNGSGRITCCSWSLDGQLLAVGLSNGFVSIRDKNCEERLKISREGCPVWSVLWTESALLVGDWSETLSFYNASGQQVMKDRPIGLMPVCLNRLGELILVCGVKGWIITTLEGVPVLKNSQQWVWSIEHCDNTNTIALGCLDGTLWCYQIVFNKVHGLYHEKYAYRENLTDVIIHHLTSGTKVKIKCHDKVQKIAIYKHRLAVQLPERIVIYEQSDTDGMLYRVKEKIPQKAECSLLVATSSALLLCQDAKLVMIGGKNLASWNVPASIRYVKVTTVQNKEALLLGLANGEIWKVDLDEASMEVLVTIESAIRCFDLSSSKSMIAIVDESCCCHVYMIATQQLLFTVSLIAENASSVSWHATYEDLLCYSGGGMLSIKLVPFPESSQPVIGSVVGFQKGHVFCLQANAMQSINVPLSHAMHQYIQNHMFNEAYNIACLGVPNSDWESLGFAALEELSLSVAKKAFQRIENVLFLELVDVLEEMLNQGDNASKALSVAEVYAYRGKFIDAARLYRSNGQSHRALTMYTDLRLFHKAQEYMDSEDVSDLIKKRAEWAQHINEPRVAAEMFLAAGDIKSAANIMAQNGWVDMLVETGRNLDKGASDNLYVVAQALISIGHLESATELYQKLGDQHAMVKMAVKMENWEQAFQLVKQNPEYKEEVYIPYAQQMARDNHFIEAHKAYHMGGQMESAARVLGVLIQNAIAEERFNDAAYLHWLLASQSLEISQTVDDIDQQQNWIESYNENEKYATIYFTFHIVHQSIHEVFSVCQPETLFNAAKIVLSLVENNVHPPKGISLFSVYLCLAKQGRLLGANKLARQMLDKIQNLKVPFKIQENVEVLTLLSRAGLNDSNEVTPLCYRCSHHFTPLSTVCNYCGHNLYHSFLTFEILPLVAFTIEDDITVEEALQLIESDVSSLEARPNDQENSQILRIENLSNLKDVFSNKSFEDDKNGKVVCNREDLKILQPLSVIVINRRKPLETLFFRNVMPDLHIQYCPHCYKLFYVDDLESQLISKALCSFCRSQLIDGNGTEPLKSIISSSSFSLE, from the exons atgcgtaCAGTTCCCAAGTGGATTAACAAGATTCACGAGGCGGAAAAGACTGAATACTCTTG cGTGCAGAGTCTGTGCTATAGTCCCGATGGTACCCAGATGATAGTGGCGGCTAGTGAGCGGGTCATGGTATACGATCCTCAAGACGGCTCCTTGATCAGGCTGCTGAGAGGCCACAAGGACACTGTGTACTGCGTAGCTTATGCTAAGGACGGTCGAAAGTTTGCATCGGGGGGCGCCGACAAGATA TGCGAATCAAATGACATAATATGTTATCTTTTCAGACACAACGAACCGCTGCAGTGTTTGGCCTACAATCCAATAACTCACCAGTTGACCTCGTGTGCCGTCTCCGACATTGCGTTTTGGTCTAATGAAGTTAAGGCTGTACAGAAACACCGTGTCAACGGGTCCGGGAGAATCACATGTTGCTCGTGGTCGTTGGACGGGCAATTGTTGGCCGTAGGCTTGTCTAACGGCTTTGTTTCAATAAGGGataag AATTGTGAAGAGAGGTTGAAAATTAGTCGAGAGGGTTGTCCCGTGTGGTCGGTGCTTTGGACGGAGAGTGCTCTTCTGGTCGGAGATTGGTCGGAGACGCTTTCGTTTTACAACGCGTCCGGTCAGCAAGTTATGAAGGATCGTCCTATTG GTTTGATGCCGGTGTGTTTGAATAGACTGGGCGAGTTGATTTTAGTGTGTGGCGTAAAAGGTTGGATCATCACCACCCTTGAAGGCGTTCCTGTACTGAAAAATTCCCAACAATGGGTCTGGTCCATAGAGCACTGCGACAACACCAACACTATA GCTCTGGGATGCTTGGACGGCACACTATGGTGCTATCAAATCGTCTTCAATAAAGTACACGGCTTGTACCACGAGAAGTATGCATACCGGGAGAATTTAACCGACGTCATAATTCACCACCTGACGTCGGGCACCAAAGTCAAAATCAAGTGCCACGACAAGGTGCAGAAGATAGCTATTTATAAACATCGTTTAGCC gtACAACTGCCCGAGCGTATAGTCATATATGAGCAGAGCGATACTGACGGTATGCTGTATCGCGTCAAGGAGAAGATACCCCAGAAAGCCGAATGTTCGTTGCTGGTGGCGACAAGCAGTGCTCTTCTGCTGTGCCAAGACGCCAAGCTGGTGATGATCGGAGGCAAGAATCTGGCATCGTGGAATGTGCCCGCTTCGATAAGATACGTGAAAGTTACTACGGTTCAAAATAAAGAAGCACTATTGTTGGGACTCGCCAATGGAGAG ATATGGAAAGTCGACCTGGATGAAGCTTCCATGGAAGTGTTGGTGACTATTGAATCAGCGATCAGGTGCTTCGACTTGAGCTCTTCTAAATCGATGATAGCAATCGTGGACGAAAGTTGTTGTTGTCATGTTTATATGATAGCTACGCAGCAACTTCTTTTCACCGTAAGTctcatt GCGGAAAATGCTTCCTCGGTGTCTTGGCATGCGACGTATGAGGATTTGCTGTGTTACTCCGGCGGCGGCATGCTTTCGATCAAGCTGGTACCCTTTCCGGAGTCTTCGCAGCCGGTGATCGGATCAGTTGTCGGATTTCAGAAAGGCCACGTGTTCTGTCTGCAGGCCAATGCCATGCAATCGATAAACGTGCCTCTATCTCATGCGATGCATCAGTACATACAAAATCACATGTTCAA tGAGGCGTACAACATTGCCTGTCTGGGCGTTCCGAATTCCGATTGGGAGAGTTTGGGTTTTGCGGCTTTGGAAGAATTGTCGTTGAGCGTGGCCAAAAAGGCGTTTCAACGGATCGAGAATGTTTTATTTCTCGAATTGGTCGATGTGTTAGAG GAAATGTTAAATCAAGGCGATAATGCATCCAAAGCTCTCTCGGTAGCTGAAGTTTATGCATACCGAGGAAAGTTTATCGACGCTGCACGGCTATACCGATCCAACGGCCAATCACACCGAGCCCTCACAATGTACACGGATCTTAGACTGTTCCACAAGGCTCAA gaATACATGGATTCGGAAGATGTGTCGGATCTTATAAAAAAGAGAGCTGAATGGGCTCAGCATATAAACGAGCCTCGTGTGGCTGCTGAGATGTTTTTGGCAGCCGGAGACATAAAGAGTGCGGCGAATATTATGGCACAGAACGGTTGGGTCGACAT gTTGGTCGAAACGGGTCGTAATCTCGATAAGGGTGCGAGCGATAATTTATATGTGGTGGCTCAGGCTTTGATCTCGATCGGTCACTTGGAGTCGGCGACCGAGCTGTATCAAAAATTGGGAGATCAGCATGCAATGGTCAAGATGGCAGTTAAGATGGAAAATTGGGAGCAAGCGTTTCAATTGGTCAAACAGAATCCGGAATACAAGGAAGAGGTTTATATACCATATGCACAACAAATGGCTAGGGACAATCATTTTATCGAAGCTCATAAAG CATACCACATGGGCGGTCAGATGGAATCAGCCGCTAGAGTTTTGGGAGTTCTTATACAAAATGCCATCGCCGAAGAACGTTTCAACGACGCTGCTTACTTGCATTGGTTGCTTGCATCACAATCCTTAGAAATCTCCCAAACTGTGGACGATATTGA TCAACAACAGAATTGGATAGAATCgtataatgaaaatgaaaaatatgcaaCAATTTACTTTACTTTTCATATTGTGCATCAGTCTATACACGAAGTGTTTTCAGTTTGCCAACCGGAAACGTTGTTCAACGCGGCTAAAATTGTTCTTTCGCTCGTCGAAAACAATGTTCATCCGCCGAAAGGCATTTCTTTATt TTCGGTATATTTGTGTTTAGCAAAACAAGGCAGATTACTAGGCGCAAACAAACTGGCTCGTCAGATGCTGGACAAAATTCAGAACTTGAAAGTACCATTTAAGATACAg GAAAATGTAGAAGTTTTGACATTGCTCTCACGAGCTGGATTGAACGATAGTAACGAGGTTACGCCGTTGTGCTACAGATGTTCACATCATTTCACACCACTTTCAACAGTTTGCAACTACTGCGGACATAATTTGTACCATTCGTTTCTTACATTCG AAATATTACCGTTGGTCGCATTCACTATAGAGGACGACATAACCGTGGAGGAGGCTTTACAGTTGATAGAATCTGATGTGTCTTCTCTCGAAGCTCGGCCAAACGACCAAGAAAATTCTCAGATATTGCGAATAGAGAATTTGTCTAATCTCAAAGACGTGTTCTCAAACAAATCGTTTGAa gATGATAAGAATGGTAAAGTTGTGTGCAACCGAGaagatttgaaaatattacagcCATTATCTGTGATAGTCATCAATCGTCGAAAACCATTGGAAACGTTATTTTTTCGCAACGTTATGCCCGACTTACACATACAGTATTGCCCTCAttgttacaag cTATTTTACGTGGATGATTTGGAATCGCAGCTGATTTCTAAAGCACTCTGCTCATTTTGTCGTAGTCAACTGATTGACGGGAATGGCACTGAACCGTTAAAATCCATTATTTCATCTTCGTCATTCTCtcttgaatga